In the Bacillus shivajii genome, one interval contains:
- the rodA gene encoding rod shape-determining protein RodA — translation MQERKSSFQQLDFSLLFFLFVLMCISLVAIYSGTNEAIYNVDQSFFVRRQIIWFGIGIILMLAAMSIDYELFKNFSVPLYAVGMVLLVLVHFIGESRLGAQRWLNVGGIFSFQPSEFVKIFVLIALAHLLYKISKTPREKSFKADCIVVGKVLAVGMPPFAFILVQPDLGTSLVIGAIMFSMIVLSGVTYRMIGLLVGMVVSSIAFLIWLHNNFFHLFNMIIKDHQLRRIYAWLDPAANISDEGYQLYHALQGIGAGQLYGSGFIQGAKTQSGMIPELHTDFIFTVIGEEFGFVGATILIVVYFLLLYRMIIIAFTCNNTFGSYLVAGTIGLIVFQVFQNIGMTIGLMPITGLALPFISYGGSALMTNMIAIGIVLNVNIRTKHYMFGEED, via the coding sequence ATGCAAGAACGGAAAAGTTCTTTTCAACAACTAGATTTTTCTTTATTATTTTTTCTGTTTGTTTTAATGTGCATTAGTTTAGTTGCCATATATAGTGGGACGAATGAAGCTATTTATAATGTCGATCAATCATTTTTCGTAAGGCGACAAATTATTTGGTTTGGAATCGGTATTATTCTTATGCTTGCAGCAATGAGTATCGATTATGAATTATTTAAGAATTTCTCAGTACCATTGTACGCTGTCGGTATGGTCTTACTTGTTTTGGTTCACTTCATTGGGGAAAGCAGGTTAGGAGCGCAACGTTGGCTTAATGTCGGAGGAATATTTAGCTTTCAGCCATCTGAGTTTGTGAAAATCTTTGTTTTGATTGCCCTTGCACACTTGTTGTACAAGATTTCAAAAACACCAAGGGAAAAGTCATTTAAAGCGGATTGTATCGTCGTCGGGAAGGTACTTGCGGTTGGAATGCCCCCGTTTGCCTTCATTTTAGTTCAACCTGACTTAGGAACGTCTCTTGTTATTGGTGCAATTATGTTCAGCATGATTGTTTTATCGGGGGTAACCTATAGGATGATTGGTTTGTTAGTCGGTATGGTTGTTTCATCGATTGCTTTTCTCATCTGGTTGCATAATAACTTCTTTCATCTTTTTAATATGATTATTAAAGATCATCAATTGCGAAGAATTTATGCTTGGCTTGATCCTGCAGCAAATATTAGTGATGAAGGCTACCAACTTTACCACGCACTTCAAGGTATTGGTGCCGGACAATTATATGGTAGTGGATTTATTCAAGGGGCAAAAACACAAAGTGGAATGATTCCAGAACTTCATACAGACTTCATTTTTACAGTGATTGGTGAAGAATTTGGTTTTGTTGGGGCAACGATTTTGATCGTCGTTTATTTTCTTTTGCTATACCGAATGATCATTATTGCCTTTACGTGTAATAATACGTTCGGTTCTTATCTTGTTGCAGGAACGATTGGCTTAATCGTCTTTCAAGTTTTCCAAAACATCGGGATGACAATCGGCCTAATGCCAATTACAGGTTTAGCACTTCCGTTTATTAGTTACGGGGGAAGTGCCTTGATGACGAATATGATTGCGATAGGGATCGTCCTTAATGTAAATATACGAACGAAACATTATATGTTTGGTGAGGAAGACTAA
- the ftsW gene encoding putative lipid II flippase FtsW: MQEPKKKNLYIDWVLIVSVALLTLFGLVMIYSSSFVIGYERFDNITHFFDRQLQWVIVSAFLFMFFMFFPYRHFRKLAPWIVLGSIILLALVQVPGVGVSVNEATRWVSIAGFQIQPSEFVKLGSIIYLSYVYSRKQAYINKFLSGVLPPLIVVVIFFGLIMLQPDLGTATSIVIVAGLIAFCSGARKLHIISLGTVAGWAVYHYAQSAEYRMNRLIGYRTPFELEAGVGYQLVQSYIAIAHGGLTGAGFGQSVQKLFYLPEAHTDFILAIVSEELGILGIAFVFACMLIIIIRGVVIGARCKDAFGSLLAFGIVFQLSIQVLFNAGAVSGVLPITGIPFPFISYGGSSLMVTLASMGILANISRKTEKDRHENREDEEYVEEEETPKVTYGKKQHLRPVR; this comes from the coding sequence TTGCAAGAGCCAAAAAAGAAAAACCTCTACATAGATTGGGTTTTAATTGTTAGTGTAGCATTACTTACATTATTCGGACTCGTTATGATATATAGCTCTAGTTTTGTTATTGGTTATGAAAGATTTGATAACATTACTCATTTTTTTGACCGTCAGCTCCAATGGGTTATCGTATCTGCATTTCTATTTATGTTTTTTATGTTTTTTCCATACAGGCATTTTAGAAAGCTCGCACCATGGATCGTACTAGGGTCGATCATTCTCCTAGCCCTCGTACAAGTTCCTGGTGTTGGTGTCAGTGTTAACGAAGCAACAAGGTGGGTATCCATTGCAGGATTTCAAATTCAGCCATCCGAATTTGTGAAATTAGGTTCGATTATTTACTTATCGTACGTATACTCAAGAAAGCAAGCGTACATTAATAAGTTCTTAAGCGGTGTATTACCACCGTTAATTGTTGTTGTTATTTTTTTCGGCCTTATTATGTTACAACCAGATTTAGGAACAGCGACGTCCATTGTTATTGTAGCAGGCCTTATTGCTTTTTGTTCTGGTGCGAGGAAGCTACATATCATTTCATTAGGTACTGTAGCAGGCTGGGCCGTTTATCATTATGCACAATCAGCAGAATATCGGATGAATCGTTTAATTGGCTACCGTACCCCATTTGAATTAGAAGCAGGAGTTGGATACCAACTCGTTCAATCTTACATTGCGATCGCTCACGGTGGCTTAACAGGGGCTGGTTTTGGTCAAAGTGTGCAGAAATTATTTTATTTACCAGAAGCACATACTGATTTTATCCTTGCAATTGTCAGTGAAGAATTAGGAATATTAGGTATTGCCTTTGTTTTTGCATGTATGTTGATTATTATTATAAGAGGGGTTGTAATTGGGGCCAGATGCAAGGACGCTTTTGGTAGCCTTCTAGCGTTTGGAATCGTCTTTCAGCTCTCTATACAAGTGTTATTTAATGCAGGAGCGGTCAGTGGTGTTTTACCAATTACAGGAATTCCATTTCCTTTCATAAGCTATGGTGGTTCTTCTCTTATGGTTACATTAGCATCAATGGGGATCTTAGCGAACATTTCAAGAAAAACAGAAAAGGACCGTCATGAAAATCGCGAAGATGAAGAATATGTAGAAGAGGAAGAAACTCCTAAAGTTACATATGGAAAGAAACAACATCTTCGCCCAGTTCGATAA
- a CDS encoding winged helix-turn-helix transcriptional regulator, with protein sequence MDQIHLCPKFEAAFQMLGKRWNGLILRVLQQGPKRFKDISSVIPNMSDKMLVDRLKNLEEADLVERIVYPETPVRIEYKLTEKGHALEPTMNELQKWAETWMK encoded by the coding sequence ATGGATCAAATTCACTTATGCCCAAAATTTGAAGCAGCTTTTCAAATGTTAGGAAAACGCTGGAATGGATTAATTTTACGAGTACTCCAACAAGGGCCGAAGCGGTTTAAAGATATATCTTCTGTCATCCCCAACATGAGTGATAAAATGCTCGTTGATCGACTGAAAAACCTGGAAGAAGCAGACCTTGTCGAACGTATCGTTTACCCAGAAACACCCGTTCGAATTGAGTATAAATTAACAGAAAAAGGTCATGCACTTGAACCTACCATGAATGAACTCCAGAAATGGGCAGAAACATGGATGAAATAA
- a CDS encoding thiazole biosynthesis adenylyltransferase ThiF, with protein sequence MNNRYSRQQLFSPIGEQGQGKIHHKHVLIIGAGALGTGNAENLVRAGIGKVTIVDRDYVEFSNLQRQQLYAELDAKERIPKAVAAKQRLSAINSEVDIEAHVLDVTKEELEQLIDGVDIMLDATDNFDTRLLMNDIAQKYDIPWIYGACVGSYGLSYTIIPGETPCLHCLLETVPLGGATCDTVGVISPAVQMVVAYQTAEVLKLLVEDKESLRKKLVCFDLWKNEHTSIKVDRVRKDDCSSCGTDRSYPFLSYEAQTKTAVLCGRNTVQIRPPKRMERDLEELADILSQQEGTVEQNPYLLSYRYGDHRIVFFKDGRVLVHGTSDIAEAKTLYHRILG encoded by the coding sequence ATGAATAACCGTTATTCAAGACAGCAATTGTTTTCTCCGATTGGAGAACAAGGTCAAGGGAAGATTCATCACAAACACGTTTTAATTATTGGAGCAGGTGCATTAGGTACAGGGAATGCGGAAAATCTTGTACGAGCAGGAATAGGTAAGGTTACAATAGTTGATCGTGACTATGTAGAATTTAGTAACTTACAGCGTCAACAGCTATATGCTGAGTTAGATGCAAAAGAACGAATTCCGAAAGCCGTAGCTGCAAAACAACGTTTGTCTGCTATTAATTCTGAAGTCGATATTGAAGCACATGTACTCGATGTGACGAAGGAAGAATTAGAACAGTTAATAGACGGCGTTGATATTATGCTAGATGCAACAGATAATTTCGATACGCGCCTACTCATGAATGACATTGCTCAAAAATATGACATTCCATGGATTTATGGTGCGTGTGTAGGTAGCTATGGTCTAAGTTATACAATTATTCCAGGGGAAACGCCATGCCTACATTGTTTATTAGAGACGGTTCCACTAGGGGGAGCAACGTGTGATACGGTTGGTGTCATAAGTCCAGCTGTGCAAATGGTAGTTGCTTATCAGACAGCAGAAGTACTCAAACTCCTTGTTGAAGATAAAGAATCGCTCAGGAAAAAACTTGTCTGCTTTGATTTATGGAAAAATGAACATACTTCAATCAAAGTGGATCGAGTGCGTAAAGACGATTGTTCATCGTGTGGTACTGACCGTTCTTATCCGTTTTTATCTTATGAAGCACAAACAAAGACGGCTGTTCTATGTGGCAGGAATACTGTACAAATTCGTCCACCGAAGCGAATGGAGAGAGACTTAGAAGAATTAGCTGACATTTTAAGTCAGCAAGAAGGTACAGTTGAACAAAACCCATATTTACTTTCGTACCGATATGGTGATCATCGCATCGTTTTCTTTAAAGATGGACGAGTGCTCGTGCATGGGACAAGTGACATTGCTGAAGCGAAAACTTTGTATCATCGGATTTTAGGATAG
- the thiS gene encoding sulfur carrier protein ThiS: MVIQVNGKKSELPADVKTVSDLLNYYELDKKVVIVELNESIMNKDDHDGTEIKEGDQIELVQFVGGG; this comes from the coding sequence ATGGTGATTCAAGTGAATGGAAAGAAAAGTGAATTACCTGCGGATGTTAAAACCGTATCAGATTTATTAAATTACTATGAATTAGATAAAAAAGTCGTTATCGTCGAATTGAATGAAAGTATTATGAATAAAGATGATCATGATGGAACTGAGATCAAAGAAGGCGACCAAATTGAGCTTGTTCAATTTGTTGGCGGCGGATGA
- the tenI gene encoding thiazole tautomerase TenI, producing MEIHVISNGKQPLDKFVQTAKTIEPYVDYFHLREKKRTASEVVEGVELLKSAGIPASKLVINDRVDVAAAMKTAGTQLAYHSLPIQAVKSTFPHLRIGKSVHSVTEACEAEKNGADYILYGHVFPSNSKPGLEPRGVEQLRDIVESVDIPVIAIGGINPDRVNVVREAGAKGIAVMSGVLEAQCPLTAIQAYVVD from the coding sequence GTGGAGATTCATGTTATCTCGAATGGAAAACAACCTTTAGATAAATTTGTACAAACTGCAAAAACAATTGAACCTTACGTCGATTATTTTCACCTTCGTGAAAAAAAGCGTACAGCTTCTGAAGTTGTCGAAGGTGTAGAGTTATTAAAGAGTGCTGGGATTCCAGCTTCAAAGTTGGTAATCAATGACCGCGTCGATGTCGCTGCCGCGATGAAGACAGCTGGAACGCAACTTGCTTATCATAGTTTACCTATTCAAGCGGTAAAAAGTACGTTTCCTCACTTACGAATTGGTAAGTCTGTTCACTCAGTTACGGAGGCATGTGAAGCGGAGAAAAATGGGGCAGATTATATATTGTATGGACACGTATTTCCATCAAATTCAAAGCCAGGATTAGAGCCAAGAGGCGTTGAACAGTTACGTGATATCGTCGAATCGGTCGATATTCCTGTTATCGCGATTGGAGGAATTAACCCTGATCGTGTTAACGTAGTAAGAGAGGCAGGTGCTAAAGGGATTGCTGTCATGTCTGGAGTATTAGAGGCTCAATGCCCGTTAACAGCAATACAAGCATATGTTGTAGATTGA
- the thiH gene encoding 2-iminoacetate synthase ThiH gives MSFYNELLEIRDLPYGKMFESITGWDVERVLQKDRLNERDYFILLSPAAEGYLEEMAQKAHRLTVQHFGKTMQLYLPLYLSDYCVNICKYCSFSVNHDFPRRRLTMEEVDREAKIIADRGIKHIILLSGESRLHSSVDYLKDSMTVLKKYFSSVGLEIQPLDEQEYKELVECGVDGLTVYQEVYNEEIYRDIHVAGPKRDYKYRLDTPERGAKAGMRSVNIGALLGMDDWRKECYMTGRHASYLQNNFLETEVGVSFPRMRPHAGSFQPKVNVTDKNLVQAILALRLFLPRTGINISTRETPDFRDKLIPLGVTKMSTDSSTVVGGYAEPDATQSQFEICDERSVEEIKSLLKEKEYQPVVKDWQML, from the coding sequence ATGAGTTTTTACAATGAACTGTTAGAAATTCGCGACCTCCCGTATGGTAAAATGTTTGAGTCGATCACAGGATGGGATGTTGAGCGAGTATTACAAAAAGACCGTTTAAATGAACGAGATTATTTCATTTTACTTTCTCCAGCTGCAGAAGGTTATTTAGAGGAAATGGCGCAAAAAGCTCATCGATTAACAGTACAGCATTTCGGAAAAACAATGCAGCTATATTTACCACTCTATTTATCTGATTACTGTGTGAACATCTGTAAATATTGTAGTTTTAGTGTCAATCATGATTTTCCAAGACGTAGGTTGACGATGGAAGAAGTCGACCGAGAAGCAAAGATTATTGCTGACAGAGGGATTAAACATATTATTTTACTCTCGGGAGAATCTCGCCTTCATTCATCAGTTGATTATTTAAAAGATAGTATGACTGTTTTGAAGAAGTATTTCTCATCTGTTGGTCTTGAAATTCAACCGCTAGATGAACAAGAATATAAAGAGCTTGTTGAATGCGGTGTCGATGGACTAACGGTTTATCAAGAAGTTTATAACGAAGAAATTTATCGAGATATTCATGTTGCTGGTCCGAAGCGAGATTATAAGTATCGTCTTGATACACCAGAACGAGGAGCGAAAGCCGGGATGCGCTCAGTAAATATTGGGGCACTACTGGGGATGGATGATTGGCGAAAAGAATGCTATATGACAGGAAGGCACGCGAGTTATTTACAAAATAATTTTCTAGAAACAGAAGTCGGTGTGTCGTTTCCAAGAATGCGTCCACACGCTGGGAGTTTCCAGCCGAAAGTAAATGTTACAGATAAAAACCTTGTTCAAGCGATCTTGGCACTTCGCTTGTTTTTACCGAGGACAGGTATTAATATTTCTACTAGAGAAACACCAGACTTTCGTGACAAGTTAATTCCACTTGGTGTTACAAAAATGTCAACTGATTCTTCGACTGTTGTCGGGGGATATGCTGAACCAGATGCGACACAAAGCCAATTTGAAATTTGTGATGAACGTTCTGTTGAGGAAATAAAATCTCTTTTGAAAGAAAAAGAATATCAACCTGTCGTGAAAGATTGGCAGATGTTATAA
- a CDS encoding thiazole synthase: protein MNDVLTIGGKTLSNRLFVGTGKFADHEKMGEAIRKSQSKVVTVALRRVDIEAKEEDILNDIPKDCILMPNTSGARTAEEAIRIARLAKACGMGNWIKIEVISDNKYLLPDNEETTKATEILANEGFVVFPYMNPDLMSAKKMVDAGAAATMPLGAPIGSNKGIRMKEMVQIIIDEIDVPVIVDAGIGKPSEAAEAMEMGADAVLVNTAIATAEDPVEMAEAFDLAVKAGRKGYLAGLGPISSKAKASSPLTGFLNT, encoded by the coding sequence ATGAATGATGTATTAACAATTGGGGGAAAAACACTTTCGAATCGATTATTTGTCGGGACTGGCAAATTTGCGGATCATGAGAAAATGGGGGAAGCGATCCGCAAGTCACAGTCTAAAGTTGTAACGGTTGCATTACGCCGTGTTGATATAGAAGCGAAAGAAGAGGATATCCTAAATGATATTCCAAAAGATTGTATCTTAATGCCGAACACATCTGGCGCGAGAACCGCAGAAGAAGCGATTAGAATTGCTAGACTTGCAAAAGCTTGTGGGATGGGGAATTGGATTAAAATTGAAGTGATTTCAGACAATAAATATTTACTTCCAGACAATGAAGAAACGACGAAAGCTACTGAAATCTTAGCAAATGAAGGTTTCGTTGTATTCCCTTACATGAATCCAGATTTAATGTCTGCAAAGAAAATGGTTGATGCAGGGGCGGCAGCGACTATGCCACTTGGTGCACCGATAGGTTCAAATAAAGGGATACGTATGAAAGAAATGGTTCAAATAATTATTGATGAAATTGACGTACCAGTTATCGTTGATGCTGGTATTGGTAAACCGTCTGAAGCAGCTGAAGCGATGGAGATGGGAGCTGATGCAGTTCTTGTAAACACAGCAATTGCAACAGCTGAAGACCCTGTAGAAATGGCAGAAGCATTTGATTTAGCTGTAAAAGCTGGTAGGAAAGGTTATTTAGCGGGGTTAGGCCCAATATCATCAAAAGCGAAAGCATCTTCACCTTTAACAGGCTTTTTAAACACATAA
- the thiD gene encoding bifunctional hydroxymethylpyrimidine kinase/phosphomethylpyrimidine kinase, translated as MIAKALTIAGSDSGGGAGIQADLKTFQELDVFGMSAITAITAQNTLGVQGVYPVELKGLDEQITSIAEDIGVDAVKTGMLFDQERIRLVAEKIRYYKWNNVVVDPVMVAKGGASLLTNDSTNALIEDLLPLATVTTPNIPEAEAITGRTIESMEDRKKVAQDFINMGVKTVVIKGGHSDEDDSVVDLLFDGNSFHFFKTPRIDTKNTHGTGCTFASAVTAELAKGTPLQPAIEKAKEFIHLAIIHSLKIGGGHGPTNHSAYRNHPEHEEVISWQESIQA; from the coding sequence ATGATAGCAAAAGCATTAACAATTGCTGGCTCCGACAGTGGAGGTGGAGCTGGGATCCAAGCCGATTTAAAAACATTTCAAGAACTAGACGTTTTCGGTATGTCGGCAATCACTGCGATCACTGCTCAAAATACATTAGGTGTTCAAGGCGTTTACCCTGTTGAGTTAAAAGGGCTTGATGAGCAAATCACCTCCATCGCCGAAGACATCGGTGTTGATGCGGTCAAAACGGGTATGTTATTTGATCAAGAACGTATTCGACTTGTCGCTGAAAAAATTCGTTATTACAAATGGAACAATGTCGTCGTTGACCCTGTGATGGTCGCAAAAGGTGGCGCTTCTTTGTTAACAAATGACTCAACAAACGCACTTATTGAAGACCTCCTTCCACTTGCAACAGTGACAACACCGAACATTCCAGAAGCAGAAGCGATCACTGGAAGAACGATTGAATCAATGGAGGATCGAAAAAAAGTTGCACAAGATTTTATTAACATGGGTGTAAAAACAGTTGTCATAAAAGGTGGGCATAGTGATGAAGACGATTCGGTCGTTGATTTATTATTTGATGGAAACTCTTTTCACTTTTTCAAAACACCGCGAATTGATACGAAAAACACACACGGTACAGGCTGTACATTTGCGTCAGCTGTCACTGCTGAATTAGCAAAAGGAACTCCGTTACAGCCAGCGATTGAAAAAGCGAAGGAATTTATTCACCTTGCAATCATCCATTCTTTAAAAATTGGTGGTGGGCACGGACCAACTAATCACTCTGCATACAGAAATCACCCTGAACATGAGGAGGTGATCTCGTGGCAAGAATCGATTCAAGCGTAA
- the thiE gene encoding thiamine phosphate synthase — MARIDSSVMRDLLKVYFISGSTNVSTDLSHVLKQAIDGGVTIFQYREKGEEALTGEEKERLGKELKDICQTRNIPFIVNDDIDLALKLDADGVHIGQDDGNVPEVRKKIGDRILGVSAHNIDEANNALRDGADYLGVGPVYATSTKQDTEKVCGPHFIAELREKGIDAPIVAIGGINQANAAKVVRGKADGLSVITAISKAEDPTVATAELASVWTR, encoded by the coding sequence GTGGCAAGAATCGATTCAAGCGTAATGCGAGATCTATTAAAGGTGTACTTCATCTCTGGAAGTACAAATGTCTCAACTGATCTCTCTCACGTTTTAAAACAAGCCATTGACGGTGGTGTAACGATTTTTCAATACCGTGAAAAAGGTGAGGAAGCTCTAACTGGTGAAGAAAAAGAACGTTTAGGTAAAGAACTGAAAGACATTTGCCAAACAAGAAATATCCCTTTTATCGTAAATGATGACATTGATCTTGCGTTAAAACTTGATGCAGATGGAGTTCATATCGGACAAGATGACGGAAATGTCCCTGAGGTTAGAAAGAAAATTGGTGACCGCATTCTCGGAGTATCTGCTCATAACATTGATGAAGCAAACAATGCATTACGTGATGGAGCAGATTACCTTGGTGTAGGTCCAGTTTATGCCACTTCGACGAAACAAGATACTGAGAAAGTGTGCGGTCCACATTTTATTGCAGAACTTAGAGAGAAAGGGATTGATGCACCAATTGTTGCTATTGGTGGTATTAACCAAGCTAACGCTGCAAAAGTAGTTCGCGGAAAAGCTGATGGACTTTCAGTCATTACTGCAATTTCAAAAGCAGAAGACCCTACCGTTGCAACAGCAGAGCTAGCTAGCGTTTGGACGCGTTAG
- a CDS encoding putative polysaccharide biosynthesis protein, with protein sequence MSDQQLIRGTMILTASIFISKMLGLIYVFPFKAIVGAEGLALYQYGYAPYTLILSLATLGIPLAVSKFVSKYNALGDYRTGQRLFRSGLVVMSITGLIAFLLLFFLANPIAHRVVDPEQLEGNTIGDVVFTIRMVSVALFVVPIMSLIRGYFQGFGSMGPTAVSQVIEQIIRIIFILILTFLIIDVWGGGLGTAVGFATFGAFVGALGGLAVLIVYWKKRNAELNKQVEESTVDHNIPLPKMYKELLKYALPISFVGLSIPLYQNVDLLTFNNALDQTGMPQRIAEMYFGVFAQATHKLILIPVSIATAMSLTILPTITKSFTNNDTDLLQRQITQTYQIILFLSVPAAVGLMLLSDSAYGALFGVGEDFHIGSEMLTYYAPVAILFSIFAVTSALLQGINRQKYAVIALLAGILFKLVTNHLFIVTIGPGGAVLSTAIGYGIAIAVNVWAIGKFADYDYQYLIKRILLIVLFTAVMAGAVVIISLGLQQWFPLDSRVNAFVVLGFSVISGMIVYMYISIRSGLAGQILGHRFKVLQKQ encoded by the coding sequence ATGTCTGATCAACAACTAATTAGAGGAACGATGATCTTAACGGCAAGTATCTTTATATCGAAAATGCTGGGATTAATCTATGTGTTCCCATTTAAAGCGATCGTCGGTGCTGAAGGTCTAGCACTATATCAATATGGTTATGCACCTTACACGTTAATATTAAGTTTAGCTACACTAGGGATTCCATTAGCGGTATCAAAATTTGTGTCAAAATATAATGCACTAGGTGACTATCGAACAGGTCAGCGATTGTTCCGCTCAGGACTTGTCGTTATGTCCATTACCGGTCTTATCGCATTTTTACTTTTATTTTTCCTAGCCAATCCGATTGCGCATCGCGTTGTGGACCCTGAACAACTAGAAGGGAATACGATTGGCGATGTCGTGTTTACAATACGGATGGTAAGTGTCGCCTTATTTGTTGTACCAATTATGTCGCTTATTCGTGGTTATTTCCAAGGTTTTGGTTCGATGGGACCAACTGCCGTATCGCAAGTGATTGAACAAATTATTCGGATTATTTTCATCTTGATCTTAACCTTTTTAATCATTGATGTTTGGGGCGGTGGACTTGGAACAGCTGTCGGTTTTGCAACATTTGGGGCGTTTGTTGGAGCACTTGGTGGACTGGCAGTATTAATTGTCTATTGGAAAAAACGCAATGCAGAACTAAACAAACAAGTAGAAGAAAGTACGGTAGACCATAACATTCCGCTACCAAAAATGTATAAAGAACTATTGAAGTATGCGTTGCCAATTTCTTTTGTTGGTCTATCCATTCCGTTATATCAAAATGTTGATTTATTAACGTTTAACAATGCATTAGATCAAACTGGAATGCCACAAAGAATTGCAGAAATGTACTTTGGGGTATTCGCTCAAGCAACTCACAAGCTCATTTTAATTCCTGTATCAATTGCAACAGCGATGTCTTTAACAATTCTGCCGACAATTACGAAGTCATTTACAAATAACGATACAGATTTATTGCAAAGGCAAATTACGCAAACGTATCAAATCATTTTGTTTTTAAGCGTTCCGGCTGCAGTTGGTTTAATGTTATTAAGTGATTCTGCCTATGGTGCACTCTTTGGCGTCGGGGAGGACTTCCATATCGGTTCAGAGATGCTCACGTATTATGCACCGGTTGCGATTTTGTTTTCAATATTTGCCGTAACATCAGCACTTCTTCAAGGGATAAACCGACAAAAATATGCAGTTATCGCTTTACTTGCTGGAATTTTGTTTAAGCTTGTAACGAATCACTTGTTTATTGTCACGATCGGACCAGGAGGGGCTGTACTAAGTACGGCGATAGGCTACGGTATTGCGATTGCGGTAAATGTTTGGGCGATTGGAAAGTTTGCTGACTATGATTATCAATATTTAATAAAGCGAATCTTATTAATCGTTCTGTTTACTGCCGTTATGGCTGGTGCTGTTGTTATTATTAGTTTAGGCTTGCAACAATGGTTCCCATTAGATAGCCGCGTGAATGCGTTTGTCGTACTCGGCTTCTCTGTTATAAGTGGAATGATCGTTTACATGTACATTAGTATTCGTTCAGGGTTGGCAGGCCAAATTTTAGGCCATCGTTTTAAAGTTTTACAAAAACAATAA
- the tenA gene encoding thiaminase II, whose translation MSFSQHLRKEADYIFEATYNHPFVRGVAEGKLGKEQLIHYVKQDFEYLNAMIQARALGIAKSSNREDMEMFNTSIGFILNSEIHPHNNFCQVAGVDYEDLQGYKLAPTAQHYSKFMLNVAHEGTIGELIAVTLPCPWIYLHIGERIMEEYKPDENHPFYEWISFYGVQTEPRMQKYLDKLDQLAEHASNEEKERMKDHFMTSCQLEYMFFDMAYKIEEWPLQEK comes from the coding sequence ATGTCATTTTCACAGCATTTACGTAAGGAAGCAGATTACATTTTTGAGGCAACGTACAATCACCCATTTGTAAGAGGAGTTGCAGAAGGAAAACTCGGAAAAGAACAATTGATTCATTACGTAAAACAAGATTTCGAGTATTTAAACGCGATGATTCAAGCTCGTGCGTTGGGGATTGCCAAATCTTCAAATCGTGAAGATATGGAAATGTTCAACACGAGTATCGGGTTCATTTTGAACAGTGAAATTCACCCGCATAATAATTTCTGCCAAGTCGCTGGCGTAGATTATGAAGATTTACAAGGTTACAAGTTAGCACCTACAGCTCAACATTATTCAAAATTCATGTTAAATGTTGCTCACGAAGGAACGATTGGTGAACTTATTGCAGTTACCTTACCTTGCCCTTGGATTTATTTACACATCGGTGAGCGAATCATGGAAGAGTATAAGCCAGATGAAAATCACCCCTTTTATGAGTGGATTTCTTTTTATGGTGTACAAACAGAACCTCGCATGCAAAAATATCTAGACAAACTTGATCAATTAGCAGAACATGCGTCCAACGAAGAAAAAGAACGTATGAAAGATCATTTTATGACAAGTTGTCAGTTAGAGTATATGTTCTTTGATATGGCTTACAAAATCGAAGAATGGCCTTTACAAGAAAAATAA